In one window of Echeneis naucrates chromosome 17, fEcheNa1.1, whole genome shotgun sequence DNA:
- the greb1l gene encoding GREB1-like protein isoform X2, with amino-acid sequence MGNSYAGQLKSARFEEVLHNSIEASLRSSTGDPQPIFTQLYLEPEPYPGNMEDVKIKADLHSGETPGHEQMNGHSSNDLEELEDDDDSDSSSPPLPYLQAPAPDGCCTMDGFCQAGKDLRLVSIATEPIEVPAGFELVGAKSPSVPEHILVCAVDRRFLPDENGKNALLGFSGNCVGCGEKGFRYFTEFSNHINLKLSTQPKKQKHLKYYLVKNSQGALCKGPLICWKDCKTRQFSSTASTSKPSSSSSLSSKENGGTSGHSSSPFSLSDSPPTRTTQASSVFFGSQDLSRDCSFLKPLVSTPGNKTLPIVPTALRVSLPSNGLGVDGRPPLLSPSQVSLGPQGQGYRTADLGDSPVSSAMTSGPPKKRHRSWHPSSVVPVPPTAVPVPAIRPIICSPGSVLGVSSPQPPAAGVIQPQPVTAGETVIVPDNLLNSSGVRPVILIGHGALPYFYGNVGDIVVSPLLVSCYKSSQLTEKTLESLGINRSQLLSVETMILLTLQYLARLGSEQIPLREELEQIVLKAMLCCPGGPAISPSQLPWLARLEASVSGGSVQVLVTHNSLGEGISESLRSLGEGPHHQQCLPTYVVIICASKMSSNEFCVLVLGKYQARALAEGMLTTNEFLKEISYELITGKVSVLASHFKTTSLGDNLDKQLVRYQRRRKGQVVQPFQGDVIDHIHSQEAASMSPHSDRELLTKVFQIYPTQLSVARSLLSQVCSIADSGSQNLDLGRFCKVDFLVLVPPSHILVHQTAQRIRQSGVLVDLGIEDFSSAHQKSDKYVARLDGDVHVKMEAFMKKVKQNPYTLFVLIHDNSHVDLTSALSGSVCHGELQGLADRVVNCQEVLDAMNLLVLQVSCFPYTLQTRQSRISLHNEVHWPSNNSPGEQTPSELIYFGLRDYSSSLQWGVASPILRCDDAFEKMVHTLLERHPHLHSMVIRSYLLIQQYTEAMMALTSSPSLRDHITPETLAMVEDLINAPSRQGSQGRGHMLLVRVPSLQLAMLARERLEDVRDKLGLQLCFAVLLGSPASELSLPRNFTSRLRAWRGCENEDWVPHTYEDLEGLPCIVILTGKDPLGETFPRSLKYSDLRLIDSSYLTRTALEQEVGLACTYVSMGVVHEPKKTITPRESDGEKASTSLNDGDELERPQSNGSAATRTSGSLAENGVSSSDVADSFQKPSTSTCPPEAATVSDVSTATQGFKQECDSLGSQLSSNPSKAPKAPPSLYSGSSSSSPSPSSSSTQRPSQSTQRGQDAKPTRVSPRTVIMSRAAYNLLAGESGSQLSSFSLLPHADVAWCSTLRPLVTHNLQGAEQSMYYRQWTITRQHHADHEAPLVPHPRRLLLTGPPQVGKTGAYLQFLRLLFRMLIRLLEVDVYDEEEEEEEEEVTTPANAKWPDIEEIRKLPFDSYPRDPKFRKASPVYSDKMPKFIKEFKQEEESQTPPERETKSIRLSRFAAHNAFHHCEQCHHYCEAGPASQLSECTFHAFTFCSSMLGEEVQLQFVIPKAKEQHFVFSQQGSHLESMRLPLVSSKDPDLLKSPIFTPTTGHQEHGLLNIFHATEGATHVHVLVVKQFEMPHYRKYWPNHILLVLPAMFNNAGVGAARFMIKELSYHNLELERNRLEEQGVKRQDVWPFIVMMDDSCVLWNVHQSANSSETSDGGSAFTNVSLKMVLQHMETTPKISLYAMCGTRKWNSRLAHKAPGPPFTRCHLHDFVMLNVDLTQNVQYDLNRYSCEEVDFNLRVNSSGLLLCRFNYFSLMKKHIPTAGSKEIPVKPKLMEIENPAPISPSQYVCAPDSEQTLLDAPAQLLLEKFLQSCSHRLFPKAIQNRNNPVLSIDSYLNISPEISVCYINSRPHSTNLNYQGLVFSGLLLYLCDSFVVSGLLKKFRFLKGATLCVICQDRSSLRQTIVRLELEDEWQFRLRDEFQTANCTEDRPLYFLTGRHV; translated from the exons ATGGGCAATTCATATGCTGGGCAGCTGAAGTCTGCTCGATTTGAAGAGGTCCTCCATAACTCAATTGAGGCTTCACTGCGTTCAAGCACTGGAGACCCGCAGCCCATCTTCACACAGCTCTACCTGGAGCCGGAGCCGTATCCTGGTAACATGGAAG ACGTGAAGATTAAGGCCGACCTCCACAGTGGGGAGACACCGGGCCATGAGCAAATGAACGGCCACTCTTCCAATGAtctggaggagctggaagaCGACGATgactcagacagcagcagcccTCCGCTTCCTTACCTACAGGCCCCCGCACCAGACGGCTGCTGCACAATGGATG gGTTTTGTCAGGCCGGCAAGGACCTCCGCCTTGTCTCCATAGCAACGGAGCCCATCGAAGTCCCAGCGGGCTTCGAGCTGGTGGGTGCCAAGTCCCCCAGCGTCCCTGAGCACATCCTGGTTTGTGCTGTGGACCGTCGCTTTTTGCCTGACGAGAATGGGAAAAATGCACTTTTAG GTTTTTCAGGAAACTGTGTGGGCTGTGGTGAAAAAGGTTTCAGATACTTCACTGAATTTTCCAACCACATCAACCTGAAGTTATCCACCCAGCCCAAAAAGCAGAAGCACTTAAAATACTACCTGGTGAAGAATTCTCAGGGTGCTCTGTGCAAAGGACCCCTCATCTGCTGGAAag ACTGTAAAACCCGTCAGTTCTCCAGCACTGCGTCGACTTCAAAACCCAGCTCGTCCTCGTCTCTCAGCAGTAAAGAAAACGGAGGCACCAGTGGACACAGCTCCTCTCCCTTTTCCCTGTCAG attCTCCACCTACCAGAACCACACAAGCgtcctctgttttttttgggAGTCAGGACCTGAGCCGAGACTGCAGCTTCCTCAAACCCCTGGTGTCCACACCGGGAAATAAGACTCTCCCAATAG TACCCACAGCCCTGAGGGTGAGTTTGCCGAGTAATGGTCTTGGTGTTGATGGGCGTCCTCCCTTACTGAGCCCCTCGCAGGTGTCCTTAGGGCCCCAGGGTCAGGGGTACCGCACAGCTGATTTAGGAGACAGTCCAG TTTCTTCTGCCATGACGTCGGGCCCTCCGAAGAAACGCCACCGGAGCTGGCATCCTTCCTCAGTGGTGCCAGTCCCGCCAACAGCTGTCCCTGTTCCTGCCATTCGACCTATCATTTGTTCCCCAG GTTCTGTGTTAGGGGTGTCCTCTCCTCAGCCCCCGGCCGCTGGAGTCATCCAGCCCCAACCTGTCACCGCTGGGGAGACAGTCATAGTGCCGGACAATCTGCTTAACTCTTCAGGTGTTCGCCCTGTCATCCTCATCG GACATGGTGCTTTACCATATTTCTATGGAAATGTGGGGGATATAGTGGtgagccccctgctggtcagCTGCTATAAAAGCAGCCAGCTGACAGAGAAAACCTTGGAGAGCTTGGGCATAAACAGAAGTCAGCTACTCAGCGTGGAGACGATGATTCTGCTCACGTTACAGTATCTTGCACGTTTAg GATCTGAGCAGATTCCCCtgagggaggagctggagcagatAGTGTTGAAGGCCATGTTGTGTTGTCCGGGAGGTCCTGCCATTTCTCCGTCCCAGCTGCCATGGCTGGCTCGACTTGAAGCAAGTGTCTCTGGGGGCAGTGTACAGGTCCTGGTTACCCATAACTCCCTGGGAGAGGGCATTTCTGAATCACTACGTTCTCTCGGTGAGGGTCCCCACCACCAACAGTGCCTGCCCACCTATGTGGTCATCATATGTGCCTCTAAAATGAGCAGCAATGAGttctgtgtgcttgttttgg GAAAGTACCAAGCTCGGGCCTTAGCCGAAGGTATGCTGACAACGAATGAGTTTCTGAAAGAAATCAGCTACGAGCTCATTACAGGGAAAGTCAGTGTATTGGCGTCTCACTTCAAAACCACCTCACTCG GGGACAATCTGGACAAGCAGCTGGTGCGATACCAGCGGCGACGAAAGGGACAGGTCGTCCAGCCCTTTCAGGGAGATGTCATTGACCACATTCACTCTCAGGAGGCTGCCAGCATGTCACCGCATTCAGACAGAG agctcTTAACGAAGGTATTCCAGATCTACCCGACTCAGCTGAGCGTGGCTCGAAGTCTTCTCTCCCAAGTCTGCTCCATCGCCGACTCAGGAAGTCAGAACCTGGACTTGGGTCGCTTCTGTAAAGTGGATTTTCTTGTTTTGGTCCCGCCCTCTCACATTCTGGTGCACCAGACAGCACAGCGCATCCGACAATCAG GAGTGCTCGTGGACTTGGGAATAGAAGACTTTTCTTCAGCCCATCAAAAATCGGACAAGTATGTGGCGCGTCTGGATGGTGACGTTCATGTTAAGATGGAGGCCTTCATGAAGAAAGTCAAACAGAACCCCTACACCCTGTTTGTCCTCATTCATGATAACTCGCATGTCGACCTCACAAG TGCTCTCTCCGGCTCTGTGTGCCACGGGGAGCTGCAGGGTCTTGCTGACCGAGTGGTGAACTGCCAGGAAGTCCTCGATGCCATGAACCTGTTGGTCCTGCAGGTCAGCTGTTTCCCATACACACTGCAGACCCGCCAGTCTCGCATCAGCTTGCACAATGAAGTTCACTGGCCCTCCAACAACAGTCCT GGGGAGCAGACTCCCAGTGAGTTGATCTACTTTGGCCTCAGGGATTACAGCAGTTCCCTGCAGTGGGGCGTGGCCAGCCCCATTCTGCGTTGTGATGATGCGTTTGAGAAGATGGTCCACACTCTGCTGGAAAG ACACCCTCACCTACACAGCATGGTGATCCGCAGTTACCTGCTGATTCAGCAGTACACCGAGGCCATGATGGCGCTGACCTCTTCCCCGTCTCTGAGAGACCACATAACCCCAGAGACTCTGGCCATGGTGGAAGACCTGATCAACGCTCCAAGCAGGCAAGGCTCTCAGGGCCGGGGCCACATGCTGCTGGTCCGCGTTCCCTCGCTGCAGCTAGCGATGCTGGCCCGGGAACGACTGGAGGACGTGAGGGATAAACTGGGGCTGCAGCTGTGCTTTGCCGTGCTGCTTGGAAGTCCTGCCTCTGAACTCAGCCTACCCAGAAACTTCACCAGCCGCCTCAGG GCATGGCGAGGCTGTGAAAACGAAGACTGGGTGCCACACACCTACGAGGATCTGGAAGGACTGCCATGCATCGTCATCCTCACAGGCAAAGACCCTCTTGGCGAGACTTTCCCCAG GTCTCTGAAATACAGTGACCTGCGCCTGATAGACTCCAGCTATCTAACTCGTACAGCCCTGGAGCAAGAGGTGGGTTTGGCCTGTACCTACGTGTCCATGGGTGTCGTACATGAGCCCAAGAAGACCATAACCCCCCGTGAATCAGACGGAGAGAAGGCCTCCACCAGCCTGAATGACGGAGATGAGCTGGAAAGACCTCAGAGCAACGGCAGCGCTGCAACCAGGACTTCTG GTTCTTTGGCAGAGAACGGGGTCAGCTCATCTGATGTGGCAGACTCCTTTCAGAAGCCCTCCACTTCCACCTGCCCCCCTGAAGCTGCCACCGTGTCAGACGTGAGCACGGCGACCCAGGGGTTCAAACAGGAGTGTGATTCTCTAGGAAGCCAGCTCTCTTCCAACCCATCAAAAGCCCCAAAGGCCCCTCCATCCCTTTACTCcggttcttcttcttcctccccctccccgtCGTCCTCCTCTACCCAGAGGCCCAGCCAGTCCACGCAGCGTGGCCAAGACGCCAAGCCCACTCGCGTTTCACCACGGACAGTAATCATGTCCCGAGCGGCGTACAACCTTTTGGCGGGAGAATCAGGCAGTCAGCTGAGCTCCTTCTCCCTGCTGCCTCATGCGGATGTGGCCTGGTGCAGCACGCTGAGGCCACTTGTCACTCACAACCTGCAGGGGGCGGAGCAGAGCATGTATTACCGCCAGTGGACCATCACCAGGCAGCATCATGCCGACCATGAGGCGCCACTTGTGCCGCATCCTCGACGCTTGTTGCTCACCGGGCCCCCACAG GTGGGGAAAACGGGGGCCTACCTGCAGTTTCTCCGTCTTCTGTTTCGGATGCTCATCAGACTGTTGGAAGTTGATGTatatgatgaggaagaggaagaggaagaggaag AGGTTACAACTCCAGCAAATGCCAAGTGGCCTGACATAGAGGAAATTCGAAAGCTTCCCTTTGACTCATACCCCCGAGACCCCAAGTTTAGGAAGGCCAGCCCTGTTTACTCTGACAAGATGCCAAAGTTCATTAAAG AATTTaagcaggaagaagagagcCAAACACCACCCGAACGAGAAACAAAGTCAATACGTCTAAGCAGGTTTGCTGCCCACAATGCCTTTCATCACTGTGAACAGTGTCATCACTACTGCGAAGCAGGCCCAGCCTCACAG CTGTCGGAGTGCACCTTTCACGCTTTCACCTTCTGCTCATCCATGCTTGGGGAGGAGGTCCAGCTCCAGTTTGTCATTCCCAAAGCCAAGGAGCAGCACTTTGTCTTCAGTCAGCAGGGCAGCCACCTGGAGAGCATGCGACTGCCTCTGGTTTCCAGCAAG GACCCTGATCTGCTAAAGAGTCCAATTTTTACCCCAACTACAGGACACCAAGAGCACGGGCTCCTCAACATTTTTCATGCCACAGAGGGCGCCACTCACGTGCATGTGCTTGTGGTTAAGCAATTTGAGATGCCCCACTACAGGAAGTACTGGCCCAACCACATCCTGCTCGTACTGCCGGCTATGTTCAACAATGCAGGAGTTG GCGCTGCTCGCTTCATGATCAAAGAGCTGTCGTACCATAACCTGGAGCTGGAGAGAAACCGACTGGAGGAGCAAGGTGTCAAGAGGCAAGATGTATGGCCTTTCATTGTCATGATGGACGACTCCTGCGTGCTGTGGAACGTCCACCAGTCGGCAAACAGCAG TGAGACATCAGACGGAGGTTCGGCCTTCACCAACGTGTCTCTGAAGATGGTGCTGCAGCATATGGAAACCACACCGAAGATATCCCTCTACGCAATGTGTGGCACTCGCAAGTGGAATAGCCGCCTGGCTCACAAGGCTCCCGGCCCCCCCTTCACCCGCTGTCATCTCCATGACTTTGTCATGCTCAATGTGGACTTGACGCAGAACGTTCAGTACGACCTTAACCG GTACAGCTGTGAAGAGGTGGACTTCAATCTCAGAGTGAACAGCAGCGGGCTGTTGCTTTGTCGCTTCAACTACTTCAgtctgatgaagaaacacattCCAACTGCGGGAAGCAAAGAGATCCCAGTTAAACCTAAACTCATG GAAATAGAAAACCCTGCTCCCATCAGCCCGTCCCAGTATGTTTGTGCCCCAGACAGCGAGCAGACCCTCCTCGATGCCCCGgcccagctgctgctggaaaagttcctgcagagctgcagccacAGACTCTTTCCAAAGGCtattcaaaacagaaacaacccaGTTCTGTCCATTGACAGCTACCTCAACATCAGCCCGGAG ATTTCTGTGTGCTACATCAACTCTCGTCCACACTCCACCAACCTGAACTATCAGGGCCTGGTGTTCAGCGGCCTGCTCCTTTACCTCTGTGACTCCTTTGTCGTCTCTGGACTCCTCAAGAAATTCCGCTTCCTTAAAG GTGCCACCCTCTGTGTGATCTGCCAGGACCGAAGTTCTCTGCGTCAGACCATCGTCCGACTagagctggaggatgaatgGCAGTTCCGTCTGCGTGACGAGTTTCAGACGGCCAACTGCACTGAGGACAGGCCCCTCTACTTTCTGACCGGCCGTCACGTTTGA